A region of the Canis lupus dingo isolate Sandy chromosome 8, ASM325472v2, whole genome shotgun sequence genome:
cttatttatttagagagggagagcacagtggtagaggaagagggagaaaaggactccccactgagcagagagcccagcacgaggctcaatcccaggcctctgagatcatgacccgagcagaaggtaaatgctaactgactgagccacccatgcgtcccacacattttattttcttattgtctcTTTCCTGTCTTGGAAAGGAGTGCCTTTAATAAATGGGATGCTGTTCTCCCAGCATCCTTGTTTTCCTGATTGCAATCACCGTTTTGGGGGGGTTTGGTTTGATCAGGTTCCAAACTGCCTGTTGTAGAAACATGGCCTACCTATCAACTCCCATTAGCCAAAAAGAGAGCCTCTGAACTTGACATCTGGTTGACAGGACCCCCAGCACTACCATTCTAAAGAGAGGGGCAAATCAAAGAACTGATTTAACTTCATTCCCTCCCTTGGTCTAGGAATAGCAGTATTTCCTGTCAGCCAGAcaggaaaaccaaagctgagCTGTGTTCTGGCCATAAATTCTCTTCAAGGTTAAACAAGTTCAGGCCAATGTTGGTCCCTAAGGCCGCATGGAGCTAACACGATGCTGCTGAACGAACCTCCTTTACCTCCAGCCCTTGGCAGCTCTACTGCCTCCTATTACTGTGGTGGAACTCTCTAGAAACTCAAAGGACCTAGAGACTACCAGTCACCTCTGAACTGGGCATTCATTACCAAGAGAAACCCAAATCCACAGCTCTGGGCTACCAATTCCCCAAGGGTCATTTATTTAGCAGGAACTGTATCTAGAAATGTTGCCCTGGATAACCACATCCCTGCTGAACTTTAAAAACTTCTATTCAATGAGCAAAGTCACCACCACTGGCTCACCCATCCCCTGGCCTGCCCAGCTGATCTGAGCCCTTAGAACAAGAGGGTTGCTGTGGCTTCCAGGAGCTCCCAATTCTGTAAGCCCAGGTAAGTGACCCTTCTGTTAGGTCTCCCCATAGGCCCTGTGGCTTCCAGAGAGGGTTCCTTCCCTTAACCATCGTGGCCTCTGCTAGGGCAAGAAGACACCACCACCAAGAAggataaaataagtttttatttatagtcTTATAGTAAAGGGGAAAGCCTTAACTTGCAAGACAATTCTTGGGCAGTATGTACaacatactttttatttccatgGAATGGAATCAAACACGGACTGAGACTACAGAGTACACACTAGAAATCAGCGAATGCCAGGAACAGagtaggaaaaagacaaagaaatgaggcCTAAACACACAAAACCCTTCACTGGGATCTGCTGACCGCAGCCAGGACCAGGGCTGGATCACACAATGGGAACGGGTTCCAGGACAGTTGGAACAAGAgtagggtgagggtggggaagggtCCGCACTGGGGTGCGGGTTTAGTACCAGGTAAATTGCTCTTGGTATTTACATACAAAATCAGTTGGCTCTATTTCTTAGAAATACACAcggaaagaaaggaagatttgATCATTACTTTATGAATCTGTCGCTTTGCAATACCGACATCATCAGAAATAGGGACAATTCACTCAGATCCAAATTTCAGTAGCaggaaataaatatcaaaacatcATCACTGGCCCTCAAAACAAAACCTCTACCCGACTCGATTCTCCCTCCTCGTCCCACCCCCTAACCACCCCTTGGCGGCTACCACTTCACTGCTGCCGGCTGTCCCCTACACATACCACACGAGTGTCATGCGGCCCTCCCCATGGCTGGCTGAGAGAAGCAGGAGTGAAACAGGCCAAAGACTGTGCTGCAAATCTGTCcccacttgtttttatatcacaGACTTCTTCAAAGATCTGGTCTTTCAATAGGAGCGATAAATagctttttaggaaaaaaaaaaaatccttaaaaaacaaagggGATTAGTTCTGATTACTCCAAACCGGTCATCTTCTTAAAGTAGAGCAGTCCACAGATTCACAAAGTCTATCAAACGGAGGTGAGGGTGGCCTGGGAGGAaaggcctgggaggggcaggagtcCTCCGGGCAAGTGCCCGGCAGGGCTGGAGGAGCTGGTGGCTGGTCAGGACACCATGTGCTCAGAGGTCCGGCCGGCCGTCTATCCTCCACAGAAAAAGCTGCCAAGTTGGGGTGTTTTGGTTTAAAAATTCCTGGTGGGGACAGGGAATCCCTGaagggaaacattaaaaaaaaaaaaaaaaattgtggaaatgGGGAAGGAGAACGAGAGCTGTTGTCCAAGAGCTTCtacgtaaaaataaaattaaaaaaaaaaaaaaaaaagagagagagagagaggaaaaaaaagagtctcttaaaTGGTTGTGAGGGTTCTGGGGATGAACTGAAAGGAGGACGGGACGATGGAGGAGACGGACAGTTTGTATTGCTGGCCTGCCCCGCGGAGCTTAGCTGGCCTCCATCCGGAGCTTCTTCCTGCTTTGGGGCTCTTCGGGCTCTGACTCCGAGCTGGAGTCCGAGCCTCCATCGAAGGCAGAGATGGTGCTGCCCTTGGCGTTGGTGTAGAGGCTGTTGTCTGAGGAGGGGTAGTTGGTCTGCAGTTGGGCACTCGACCTCGCCTTCTCCAGTGCACGGACTGAAAGGCAACCAAACAAGCAGGTTACAGTCTTCTGGAGACTGGGGGAGTAACTAAGTCTCAGCTCAGGGTCCAGCCTGTTCTTCCGAAGGGCTTGCTGGCCCCCGAGGCTCAGGGTGGCTTAGAAGTCAGTCCCTTCTGGTGGCTGTTCCACCCACACActtcatttccctcctttcccagcCAGACCTGGGGGCCCAGTGGACATGGCCAGCCACTCTGCGATGCCACCCAACCCTAAAGAGAAGGCTTGTGATGTCACCGTCCTGCCATGGAAGCCGAGTGTAGAGACAGGAGCataagctccctgtgggaaccagcagTGCAATGACAGAGGAGAAGCTGGCCTGGCCATGCCAGGCTCCACAAGGGTGTGAAGGCCACACAGCAGCAGGAAAGGATGACATAAGATGTGTCAGCCAAAGAAAAGTTTTGGCTTAGCTCTCTTGTACAAGATCCACTTGGAAAGACAAGCTGGACACTTGGAAGCAAGTCACCAATACACACAGAATACCTGGGCCTTTTGACACATAGCCCCTACATGCAGGCTGCTCAGCCCAGTAACCAACCCACTGCCACCTCCCACTGCCCGTCCCTTGGGGATCAGCTCATCTTGAGCCTGGAAGGTCAACCcgtttattttatcttattttattttattttattttatttgagatgttCTAACCCAGGTGGTTACTTGCATTTCCTTTTACTTGCATCTTCcatgagggaggaagagaagtgaATTCCCCAGGAACAAAGAACTTGATCAGCTCTCGCTTTCCCCTGTGGTTGTAGGAAAAGGCGGGTGTGAGCATTGGAGAACAGCATGGGCCTGGCCCATAGGCTGCCCTGATTGGACTACCATTGACAATGGGGAGGGCTCACTGTCCCTGAACACCTGGAGTTTCTGGTACTTACACAGCACACTCCAATCCAAGGACCTCTCTTTTGAGACACCTGATGCCAGGTGTGACCCCTACTGCAGGCAGACCACCTGAGCCCCAAGAAGGGGAGAGATCAGGTCAGAAAAAAGTCTCCAAATGTCCAACCCCTAGACTCCACTGTTCCCTCACTGGCGGCTCAGGTCCTTCCTCAGGATGGTTCTAACACTCAACTATTCAGGCCCAAGAAGCAGGGCCGCAGCCACTTATGAGCACACACTCCGTAACTGGTTCTGACTCTGCAGGCCCAGGTGCGAAGCCCTGACCTGGCCAGAGCACAGCAGGGCCAGCTGCCCCACCAGCTCAGGTGCTCACCTTGCTGCTCCAGAAGGGCATTCTGCCGCTTGAGGTCATCAATATCTTgctggtgtgtgtggtttttcCTTCGCATATACTGGATATACTCTGTGGCTTTGTCTAGGATTTGGGCCCGGGATGCCTGTTGCAacaggagaaaaagcaaagggaacaaaGTAAGGACCTCGTCCAAGCAGTGAGGAAACCATGCCTTTCTGCAAGAGCAGGACAGGAGGGTGAGTTGGGCCGGGGCTGACAGAGGAGAGGAACTGCTGTTGAAGCCGTCTCTGTGCTGGTCAAGCTGTGCTTGTGTGTAAGTGCTTTACACAGCTTAACCTCACGGCAGCACTGGGAGGCAGCTCCACCAGGAGCCCGAGGCTCAGAGTTTACTGGTGTATTCAGTCACCAGCTAGATACTGGCAGAATCTGGATTCAAGCTCAGGTCCATCCAATTCCTGAACTTGTACTCCTCCATCCCCCTTTGGTTATTTAGGCTGCTTTCCAAGTCTTCAGCCTGGCTATGtctgaaaacattaaaatcctACTTAGCTGAGAGCTTGCACTACTCATTCTCTGCTAGGGAGTGATATGGGCAGCTGGGCCAGAGAGACAAGAACAAGCTGTTAGGGAAGCCAGCTCAGAATCGGAGTAGGTGCAGAGCTTTTCACCAATGTCCCTAGACTTCAGACTAACCCTGACTACGTGCTGCTGTGTCATTATTTCAACCTTCCTGACTGAAGAGACTTGAGTGAAAGCTGTCAGAGCTTGATGTCAACACAGGAAGGGCAGGAGATTGGGCCATTTCAGGAAGCAACCGCACCTTTACCATGGCCATGGGCAGCCTAGGCACTGCCCTTTTAGGGGAAGAGGTTGATAAGCTATTAAAATGGATGTCAGGTTACTGTGCCCCTGGAGGTCAAACATGCCTCAAAGAGTCCCTCCAGGCTGCAAACATGGCCAGAGTTACTCACGGCCAGGCAGCTAACCAGCCAAACTGGTAGAATGGTATAAAGCCAAGAGGACTGATACCCAAGGCAGGGTATTCTAGGTTCTGAGTATGGCATTCATGCCACTGAGGATTCTGAGCAGTAGCAGCAAAACTTCTTACTCAGGGTAGGGCAATACTGGACAGTTCTGTGTCATACTTCTAGCATGTCCCAAACCACCAGAACACAACAGGGGGGAAAGGGCAAGGAAAACATCTACCCTCAGGATAGCAAAGCTAAATCCACTTGTATTAAACCCTGACAACCTCAATTTCTATACCTCAGGCTGGGCAGCATATCAGAGAAGACTGCAAGGCCTGGATTTATTTACTAGTCCTCAAAAGTACTAGAACTTTCAGGCTTTCCTCTTATAGCATGCTTAAGGCAATTTCCTCAAAAGGAAATTGCTcatatttaaccatttttatcTGCTGCAAATTATGTGAAGGTACTGAGCACTGTGGGGGAAACAAAATGTATTAGTTGTGGCTTCTTTGGCCCAGAAGCTTACTTACTATCTAGCTGAGGAGATAAATATATCTATACACAAGCAAATCACAAGGCAGCACCGACAAGTGTAACTTGAGTAGTACAGATTAGAAAGGCCACAGGAAAGATGGCTTCTGGCTGGGGCAattacctactgtgtgccaggcattggccTTGGCTCTGTGCGTGTGCAGGCGCGAGCGCACAAACACACAACTGAAGTGACATCTGTGGGAAAGGGTCACTCTGGGCAGAGAGAATAGCACAGCAAGGGTACAAGAGTGGAGATTGAGCCAGGTGTGTTTCCTGAGTAAGTCAGCTTATGTTGGAAGAATTAGAGTACCCAGCAAAGCAGGCTTGCAACTCTGGCTGCATAGATGCTTTTCCCGTTTCTGCCGAAGGGAACTTACTAGAATGTAATTATTAGGGGATAAAATGGAagaacctccccaccccacacacacataattaGAAAGGACTAATTAAAATACTCTGCTTCTCTGGATACTAGAGATGGAATTTTAAAGAAGTACTGCAGGATAGCTGGCAGAGTAGTGAGGAAGTTTATAAGCACCCAGGAGATAGGTACATTCTGGGCTCTATGACTGCagacataatttttctctctgtggctatttcttagaaattctagaaattcaGACTGCACCTAGCCCTCCAAATTCTATGCACCTCATCAATGACCTGGTTGCTATGTATAATTATATCCCAGGCTCTTTGAGTTTGCCTATTTTTTCAGCTAATAGTTCCCAGAAAGCAACACTAGCTCTTATTAACTACTCATttgcaggaaaaggaaaaggaaaaaaaggaaaaaaaacaagactgcAAATGTTCAGCGATGACTCTTACTAATGAATGACCACACTAAGTAGCAGCCTGTGTGCTACCAGTCTCTTCCTCACATAGTTATACATGAAACCATGAAGTGAAAGTGAGGAGTAAGCACAGTACAACAaaccaaagaggggaaaaaagatccTTCCAGTAATGGGAGTTTCCATTTCAGCCCAGTTTTCAGATGAAGATAAAATTCACAGATGCTCAGAACACAGAGGTCCCCAAAGAAGGCTGAATTGGTATAAACCCAGCAAAAAAATCCTCCAAAACACTAAGCACAGCctttcctccaccccctgctGAGAGCACAAGCATCCCAGGCCACCCCTTGGCAAGTCCAAAAGAATAGTCCAATTAACTTTATTTTGCCCTTCCCAGAGTACTCACCAACTAAAATACAACAAGAAAAACTTTCAAGCACAAAATACAGAATTGCCCCAAATTTACATGCATGTCTAGTCCAGGGGGGTGAGGGTGTAGAAGCAAACTGCTGAAGCTAGAAAATGCTAGACATCTAAAATCCCCTCTTCTTGGCTTTCTAAACCATGAGATCATGTGCCCAGCCACAGGATTAAGGTGTGGGCAGGCCCTTCCGTGCCTTCAGGAGTTTCTACTATGTGAACAGTAAACAAGAAACCTGACAAGAACCTCGGGCTTTATGGTTTGGACTGTGGAGTGGCCTCAGGGTTTATGGCACAGACTATGGAATGGCCCTGGGCAGGctttcagtttctgttttctgaaatgcACTTTGGCTGATCagtaatctgtgtgtgtgtgtgtgtgtgtgtgtgtgtgtgtgtgtgactgagcAGATAGAACTTGGTAAACCAATGTGTCCACAGATGGACTGTTGCCTTTGGATACTAGTAAGGACctggataatttttttcctgctaatttTTACAAGCACAAGGCACCAATTCTGATTCTGCCTAAGCAGAAACCAACACAGCCCTAAGACAGCACACACTGGCTGAGGGGATGAAAGAGGTACTAGGCTTCTAACATAGCAGTGTGAGTTAATGCAAAGTGGCTCTTCAgcctctccttccacctctggGAGCCATGCAAAAGTTCCCTGGACAGCCTTGCCAGGTCTTGTTCCAAAGTTATGGCTGCATTATGGCAAtatgaatgatgatgatgacaataatgGCAGCAGCTAACACTTCCTGAGTACTTACTTATTAAATGCCAGGTACCTTCATACCGCCTTCTGATGTattatttcctctattttataattaaggaaactgaggcatagtaCACTAACTTGCCTACTATTAGGTAACAGAGTCAGGATTTGTAGCCAGGCCTCCAGGACACCTCTACTTTGGTAGCAGAGAGGAAGCTGTGGAAAAGATCAACAGAAATGCACCAACAGGGATATCATAGAGAGGAGTCTGAGCAGGAGGGAAATGACAATCCAAGAGTCACAGGATTTGTCTACAAGGAGGTCAATAAAGCCCCAGGTGAGGATGGTTTCCTTGGAGGAGTCAGAGTTCAGGTAAATCATCCTCAGGGATGAGGTAATGAGCATAGGGATGAGTTGAAGCTGAAGACTAGTTTTTTAGAATTAGgctgaaaaaatgagaaatgaaaaaaaagtagcttGTAATAATAGTGGCCAttgaaggaagatttttttttttttttctcttaaagactGGTGAAAACCAAACAGGCTTCTAGCAGAAGAGCAGCAAACAGAAAAAGCCTAAGGATACAAGACAGCATGAGAGAACAGACTGACCCTAGCCCTAGCAGAGGGGAGATGCCGGCTCCCAACGGTGCTGTTGGCTTCATTACCTAACAATGGTCCAAAATCAACACAGAAGACCCAGTGTGGTGTAGCCAAGGTGCCCAACAGGTTCCTGTCCCTTCTCTGGCTCGTGCCACCACTACTGGCATGATGACATCTCTGCCTAAAGAACAAGGAGAGGAAAGGGCCAACCCAGCCTCTGGAGGCACCCACTTGAATGGAACTGTACTTGGGGTCAGAGGGAATGCAACTCATGTGTTGCAGCAAGAAATGAACATAGTTCACAAAAGGACCCAAACCCAAGAGTTTGATTCTAATTAGACCCTTTTAAAGGTCCCACATGATTCTTGAAGTAGTTAACACTGATATTAGGGTAAAATCCAAGGTTACTAAATCCCACTTAACAGAGTAgctctcaaaattttttatttaaggcAAGAGTGTCACACATTTGTGGAGATGTAAATCTCCTTACAGTAATCTGGATTTGTGTAAAAACCCACATTGTTTTAGAAAGCAAGtggagagaggtgaggaagagaaGTACTCCTAGAATGTTCATGTTAGGAACACCCCTGCTATTCCCTAGGGTTCTAGCTCTGACTTAAGAAGTAATCATCTTGGTCATATTTATCACTTTTCCTCCTCACTGTCAAAATAAGACCCTACCAAGCAGATGATACCACTGCCTTGTACTCCTAAGAACCAAAATGCCATATCCTGGGGAATGAAAATAGTACTGTCTGCCTCACTAACTGACATCTGTAGTGCACTACGTATTTTAAGGAACATAAAAccattattttctgaaatctgCACAAGCCTTTATACATATTAAGGTTAAGAGGGAGCTACAGAAAAACCGACATACATTTCCATTGGAATAAGAcatcttctgaaaataaaaattaaagaatttgcaCAATAAATTTGGGTCTATATTAAAGTATTCATTACAAAATGGAGCCCCTATCAATGCCAATAAAGGAGGCTGGAAGGCTGTGGGGTCAGAGCCAGCACAGTCACATGGCCCCTCAAAGCATCCTGCTGGCAAGCCCTCCCCAGCCTAAAGGACCATTTTATTGATTACTACAGGAAGGCAGAGCTATCATGCCCTCTAAGGGGCTTAGTTAAAGCTAGGAGTTAGACATTTGTTTAAGGGTCTACAAAAATCTTATTTCAAATCCTGTACTCTTTTCCTTGTGCCCTTGGCAGTTTGAAATGAAGTTGTGACACTTGGTCATCAAACTCTGACCATGAAGGATAGAGGTACACAGTTCCCCAAAGTGGAAATACAACTAGTAAATATGTGGAAAAGGATTTCAtattataagtaataaaatacaaaattaattactACCTTTTGCCGACTAAATTCGTTCCTCCTCCAAAAATATTCCAGTGATAGTAAAACTGGAACTCTCAAAACACTGTCAAAAGACTAATCTTTACAAATAtgatacaatttcactcatatatggaatttaagaaataaaacagaggatcatagaggaaggagacaaaataagatgaaatcagaaagggagacaaactgtaggagactcttaactctagggaacaaacagggtcactggagaggaggtgggtagggagatgaggtaactgggtgatataCATTAAGGAGAACAccatgtaataagcactgggcgttgtatgcaactgatgaatcaatcACTAAGCTCTATCTCTAAAACGattaatacagtatatgttaatttatttttttaaaaaaaagactagtctttagcatttactttaaaaaataagaaatgaaagaatgaaaacaatccTCTCAGAAAGCATTTTGGCAACACAGCAAAAACCAGATGTTCTTAACCATAGACCCAACAATCCAGCTTCTAGGAATCTATTCTATGGAAACAGTCACCTACAACCAAGATGGTCAGCACTACATTACTTACATAATTAAAAACAGGAAGCAATGTAACTGGCCAACAGAAGAAACATGCCTAATGACTAAATACAAACACTCTTATCACTGGGCAAAAAGCATCTTATGTGATAACAAGCTGTAATATTTCAGTCATGTAAAGCATGCATACAAAGAAATCAGAAGGGAATATACAGATTGAAAATACCATCATTTCCTTGCTTCTTAGATTCCATCAATTATTCCATGAATTTTAGCAACAGAAGCtttttaggggagaaaaaaaaaggaggcaagtTTCTTTTGACACTCATTGTAAGACAGCACCCAGTTTTAGTCATTAACATGGGGTATGGAGCAGGGAGCTATGTCTGAACTGCACTGTTGTCCAAATGGCTgataagcacttgaaatgtgactagacTGAGTTAAGCTGTGCTATTAAGTACAAAATACATGGATTTCATTGAAATCATACTTATTTTTGcatattaggttaaataaaatgtatcattagAATTAACTTCatctgttattttacttttttactgtGTCAACTAGAAAATTTTAACTGTATTGAAAATGCATTGTGGCTCACATTAAACATGTACAGGGCAACACTTGTCTTAGAATCTTAGAATAAAGGAAAGGCTATAGTTGTGTTAGAGAAAGGGGGTACACACtgctttcttcttcccattttcctaaaatttttgcAATTTtgctacaggaaaaaaagaaaaatgctgaagGGAAAGCCTAGGAACCTAATCCAGTATCCTTCCAAATCTCAAGATGGAAAATATTAGTACAGCCTCCTGGCTCTCTAGTCCTCTCCATAGGCATGAGCCTTCCCCTGCTCAGCACTGCAGACACTTCTAGAAGAATGGACAAGacttctgccctcaaggagcatACCCTTCAGTTAGGTGGTAAGATTGccacagagggaagagagaataggAGAGGCCAGTGAAGCCCGTGCACACTGGGGCTGATGGGAGACCAATACCGCAGGTTCTCTGGGCGGTGAACTGCAAGATATGAGCCTTGAAGCCAGcaggcagacaggcaggcaggggaggcccaggtggggagaaACATGGAGGCGCTTCAGCAGGAAAGAGGCCCTcatgggggggggcgggtgtcTCTTCACTATGAAACCCTGATGTCCTCTGGGTGATATGGCTGGAGTTGGACCTTAAGAAGGCGAACAGCTCTGATAAATGACATTCCTGGGGAAACAGAGGAGGGTGCTCCGCaataagggaaggagaaaagaaagaaggctgGCAACGTGGGTACCTTATTTAGAGGACACAGAATGCCAGTTTTCACCTCGATGGGCACTGAAAAGCCCTGGGAAGGTTTTCAGTAGCACATAAATACAGTGTACAAAGAATTCAATAAATCAATACATTCATAGTTGCTAAGCCCAGGGCTCAATGGAGATGACAAATTTaaggtagaaaattaaatttttgaaaaaattattt
Encoded here:
- the MAX gene encoding protein max isoform X3, translating into MTSSGRMPFWSSKGKARADQVLCSWGIHFSSSLMEDASKRKFRALEKARSSAQLQTNYPSSDNSLYTNAKGSTISAFDGGSDSSSESEPEEPQSRKKLRMEAS
- the MAX gene encoding protein max isoform X1 translates to MSDNDDIEVESDEEQPRFQSAADKRAHHNALERKRRDHIKDSFHSLRDSVPSLQGEKASRAQILDKATEYIQYMRRKNHTHQQDIDDLKRQNALLEQQVRALEKARSSAQLQTNYPSSDNSLYTNAKGSTISAFDGGSDSSSESEPEEPQSRKKLRMEAS
- the MAX gene encoding protein max isoform X2, with protein sequence MSDNDDIEVESDADKRAHHNALERKRRDHIKDSFHSLRDSVPSLQGEKASRAQILDKATEYIQYMRRKNHTHQQDIDDLKRQNALLEQQVRALEKARSSAQLQTNYPSSDNSLYTNAKGSTISAFDGGSDSSSESEPEEPQSRKKLRMEAS